The Syntrophaceae bacterium genomic sequence GCACAGGCCGAAAGGTTCTCCCGGGCCGAGCACATAAAGTGTCTGTTCTTTTCCTTCCGCGGAACTCTTGTAGAGCTTCACCCTGCCCGAAAGAATCACATAAAAGGCCCGGGCCGGATCCTCCTCCCCGATGATCAGGTCTCCCGGGCGAAAGGGTTTCCGGACGACCTGTGTCGCCAGGGCGTTCATGCGTTCCCGGCCGATCCCCTCGAACAGGGCGACCTCCCGGATCTGTTTTGCCGTATCCATGATTTTTTTCTGCCGGCGTTGATCCAGATCAATGACGCATTCTGCGTCCTCCTGTAGGGATGAATCAACGGGATGGAAATTCTAACACAGCCGTCCCACTGAAACCACGAAAGTTTACGCATAAGGAGGAAGGAAAAATGAATACCCGGGAACATTTGAAGTCCGTGAACGATGCATCCTTCGACGTTGAGGTGCTGAAGGCGGAGCGGCCGACACTGGTCGATTTCTGGGCGCCCTGGTGCGGACCCTGCCGGGCGATGGGGCCCGTCCTTGAGGAAATCGCCCGGGATTACGAAGGGCGACTGAACGTGGTCAAGGTCAATGTGGACGAGAATCCGAAGACGTCGCTCCTGTACGGGGTGCGGAGCATCCCGACGCTCCTGGTGATCCGGGACGGAGAGGTCCGGGAAACCCGGGTCGGCATGCTGCCGCGGGAGCAGCTTGCCGCCATCGTCGACCGCAGTCTCCAGTAAGAACGCGACCCGGCCCAGCGGGATGCCGGGCCGATCGCTTCCCGATGCATTCCCGCCCGCTCCCGGCACCCGGTTTCCGGGTACCGGGAAGCAGGCGGAAGGCCCTGAAAACGCGAGGAATGAACGATGATGAAGATCCTTGGAACCCTGAACCGGAACCTGGCGGTTGCGATCCCGGCAGCCATGGCGCTGGGGTTCGCCGTCGGCATGGTGATGGATGCGCGGGTCCTGAAAGGAGGGATCCTGCCCCTTACCTTCCTGATGGTCTATCCCATGATGGTGACGATGAAGCTCCGGAAGATCCTGGAGGGCGGGGACGGGAAGGCCCAGGCGATGGCCCAGGCCATGAACTTCGGGATCGTCCCCTTCGCCGCCTTCGGGCTGGGTCTGGCCTTCTTTCCCGGCCGGCCCTTCCTGGCCCTGGGGCTGCTCCTGGCGGCGCTGGTGCCGACGAGCGGCATGACCATCGCCTGGACGGGCTTCGCAAAGGGGAACGTCGAGGCGGCGGTGAAGATGACCGTCGTGGGGCTGATCCTGGGCTCGCTCCTGACGCCCCTCTACCTCAACTCCCTCCTGGGAGCGAAGGTGGCCGTCGACCTCCCGGCCGTATTCGGGCAAATCCTGCTTACGGTCTTTCTGCCCATGGCGGCGGGGTACGCGACACAGCGCGCGCTGGTCCGGCGTTACGGTCAGCGGGATTTTGAAAAGCGACTGGCACCACGCTTTCCGGCTTTTTCAACCCTGGGCGTCCTGGGGATCGTCTTCGTCGCCGTGGCCCTGAAAGCAAGGGAGATCGCCGCCCATCCGCTCCTGGTCGGAGAGGTGCTCGTTCCGGTAATCCTCCTCTATGGGGGAAATTACCTGCTCGGTGCCTTGGCAGGGAAGACGTTCCTGAACCGGGAAGACGCCATCGCCCTCGTGTACGGGACGGTCATGCGGAACCTTTCCATTGCCATGGCCGTGGCCATGAACGCCTTCGGAGAGGCGGGCGCCGAGGCGGCCCTGGTCATCTGCGCGGCCTATCTCGTCCAGGTCCAGTCCGCCGCCTGGTCCGTCGGCTGGGTGAAGCGGTTCTTCGAGCCGCGGATCCTTCCCGTTGCAGCACCCGAAGAGTCCTGACGCCGGGCCCGCGTCCGCATTTGCCTCGGCGCAATCCGGCAGGACGGATCACCGTCTGCCGGGCCCAGTTTTTCTTTGACATTAGAACGGTCGTTCTATATGCATGCCTCAAGAAAAACTGGAAACGCCATGGCATGAACCCATCGCTCCCCCCGGAGGAAAACCGGACCCTGAACGGCTCCCCGGCCAGAAGGATCCTCCATATCGACATGGACGCCTTCTTCGCCGCCGTGGAGGAGAAGCGGAACCCCGCCCTCAGGGGGAAGCCGGTGATCATTGGGGGCATGGGCGACCCGTCCCGGCGGGGCGTCGTCTCCACGGCGAACTACGAGGCCAGGAAATTCGGCGTCCACTCCGCCATGCCCCTCAAGACGGCTCTGCGCCTCTGTCCCCGGGGCGTCTTTCTTCCCGTGGATTTCGAGGCCTACGAGGCCGCGTCACGGACATTCAAGGGCGTGCTCCTGGGCATCGGTGCCCCCATGGAGGACGTCGGGATCGACGAGGCCTACCTGGATCTCTCGCTTCTGGAAGATACAAACGAGGCCGTCGCCGGGAGGATCAAGGCGGGCATCCGGGAAGCGACCGGCCTGACCTGCTCCATCGGCATCGCCCCCAACAAGCTCCTGGCCAAGATCGCCTCGGATCTCGAGAAGCCCGACGGCCTCACGATCATAGGCGAAAGCGACATCGAGACCCGGATCTGGCCCCTTCCCATCCGCAAGCTCTACGGCATCGGCCCCAAGACGGAGGCCTCCCTCCGGGAGATGGACGTCCTCACTATCGCCCAGCTGG encodes the following:
- the trxA gene encoding thioredoxin, with the protein product MNTREHLKSVNDASFDVEVLKAERPTLVDFWAPWCGPCRAMGPVLEEIARDYEGRLNVVKVNVDENPKTSLLYGVRSIPTLLVIRDGEVRETRVGMLPREQLAAIVDRSLQ
- a CDS encoding arsenic resistance protein, which encodes MMKILGTLNRNLAVAIPAAMALGFAVGMVMDARVLKGGILPLTFLMVYPMMVTMKLRKILEGGDGKAQAMAQAMNFGIVPFAAFGLGLAFFPGRPFLALGLLLAALVPTSGMTIAWTGFAKGNVEAAVKMTVVGLILGSLLTPLYLNSLLGAKVAVDLPAVFGQILLTVFLPMAAGYATQRALVRRYGQRDFEKRLAPRFPAFSTLGVLGIVFVAVALKAREIAAHPLLVGEVLVPVILLYGGNYLLGALAGKTFLNREDAIALVYGTVMRNLSIAMAVAMNAFGEAGAEAALVICAAYLVQVQSAAWSVGWVKRFFEPRILPVAAPEES
- the dinB gene encoding DNA polymerase IV encodes the protein MNPSLPPEENRTLNGSPARRILHIDMDAFFAAVEEKRNPALRGKPVIIGGMGDPSRRGVVSTANYEARKFGVHSAMPLKTALRLCPRGVFLPVDFEAYEAASRTFKGVLLGIGAPMEDVGIDEAYLDLSLLEDTNEAVAGRIKAGIREATGLTCSIGIAPNKLLAKIASDLEKPDGLTIIGESDIETRIWPLPIRKLYGIGPKTEASLREMDVLTIAQLAVLPLEVLVGRFGESYGHYLREASRGIDDSPLITHWEPKSFSRETTFQADVRDWQAIARTIAEQARDVASDLERRGYLARTVTLKVRFDDFRTVTRSCSLIDPVRSEGLIRRAAFSCLQRVELRRKVRLIGVRVSNLEKGDPGGMPPGKGIF